The genomic region GCCGTGGGCAGCCTGAGCCAGGCGGTCTTCGGCGGCTTCGATTCCTTCCTGCTCTTTGCCGATCCCGGTCAATTCTGGCGGCTGCTGCTGGGCAATCTCTTCATCGCCCTCCCCTTCTTCCTCGCCGCCCTCGCCATCGGCCTGGTCTTCGTGCGGGAGGTCGAGCGGATCGGCTCCTTCTACTTCGCCAACCTGCTCGGTTCCGGTCTGGGCGGGCTGGCCGCCATCCTTCTGCTCGAACTCTCCGCTCCGGAGCGGCTACCGGCCGTCAGCGCCGTTTTCGCCCTGGCCGCCGGACTGCTCATCGTCCCCCGCCGCGGCCGAGGACTGCTGCTGGCGGCAGCGGCCCTGACGGCGACAGTGGCGGTTTTCGGGCTGCTCCGTCCCGCGCCCCTGGTCCTTTCCCAGTACAAGGATCTGCGGCGGACCCTCGATCTCCCCGCAACCCGCCTGGTGGCCGAGCGCCCCGGCGCCCAGGGGCTGGTCCAGGCGGCCGCCGGGCCGGCCCTGCGCTGGGCGCCCGGCCTCAGCCTCGCCTACAACGGGGAGGTGCCGGTGCGCGCCGCCGTCTTCGTCAACGGCAACTGGTTCGGGCCGGTCCTCCCCTGGTCCCCCGAGGCCACGGAGCACCTGCTCGACTACTCTACGGCCGCCCTCCCCTACGCCATCGCTGCGCCGGGACGGGTGCTGGTGCTGCACGCCGGCACCGGTGCGGAGGTAGCCCAGGCCCTCACCCGCGGCGCCCGCCGGGTGGTGGCGGTGGAGCCGCAAGGGGCGGTGCCGGAGCTGCTCGGCGAGCACTTCGCCGCGGACCAGGGCCGCCTCTGGAGCCATACGGCCGTAGCGGTCGTACCCCTCGAGCCGCGCACGCAGCTCGCTGGCGATCCCTCCCGCTACGACCTGATCGTCCTTCCCACCGTCGGCGCCTTCGGCGGCACCGCCGGGCTCTACGCCCTGCAGGAGCAGTACCTCTTCACCCGCGAGGCCTTTGCCGAAATGTGGCGGCACCTGAGCGAAGACGGCCTGCTGACCGTCACCGTCTGGATGGATTATCCGCCGCGCGCGCCCCTGCGGCTGGCGGCCACCCTGGCCGAGGCGCTGGAGGCGGCCGGCGCCGGCGACCCGTTGGCCCACCTGACGGCGGTGCGCGGCTGGGGGGCCGTCACCTTCTGCGTCAGCCGATCTCCCCTCACGCCAGCCGACATTGAAGCAGTGCGCACCTTCGGCAAGGAGCTGCTCTTCGACCCTCTTTTGCTGCCTGGCCTCAACCCGGCGGAACGGCAGCGTCACAACAGGCTTCAGGACCCCGGCTTTTTCTCCGACCTGGATCGACTCTTCACCGCGGACCGCGAGCGGCTCTACGCGGCATACGACTTCCGGCTGCGGCCGGCCACCGACGACCGCCCCTTCTTCTCCCAGTTCCTGCGCTGGCAGAGCCTGCCGAATCTGGTCCGGCTCTTCGGCGAGCGGGCCGTTCCCTTTCTGGAGACCGGCTACCTGATCGTCCTGCTGACCTTTATCCAGATGCTGCTGGCCGCCCTGCTCCTGATCCTCCTCCCCCTCTTCCGCCTCGGCTGGAAAAGCGGAAACCGCCTGCCGGTCTTCTTCTACTTCGGCGGCCTGGCGGTCGGCTACATGCTGGTGGAGATCGTCCTCATCCACCGTTTCGTCCTGTATCTGGGGCACCCGGTCTATGCGGCGGCGGCGGCCATCTGCACCCTCCTGGTCTTCTCCGGGGCCGGCAGCTTCCTTTCCTCCCGGCTGCGCCTGACGGTGGCGACCCCGCGTCGGGCCGCCGCCCTGGTCGCTCTCCTGCTGCTGATCTATACCCTGCTGCTGCCGCCGCTGCTGCATCACACCATCGCCCTTCCCCTCGGCTGGAAGCTCCTACTCACCCTGCTGGCGCTGGCGCCGCCGGCCTTCGCCATGGGCTTCCCTTTCCCCCTCGGCCTGCGCCTGCTCGGCCGGCAGCGGGAGGCGGACGTCCCCTGGGCCTGGGGCATCAACGGCTGTCTCTCGGTGCTCAGCACCGCCCTCGCCACCATCATCGCCGTCGAGGCCGGATTCGTCGCCGTGCAGGTCACGGCCGCGGCGGCCTACGCCGTCGCCGCCCTCGCCCGCCTGCGTGTCTGAGGAGAAAATTCTTTTGCCATCCCAGGAAAGCGCTGTAAAATACAGGCCGCCCACCCGTCCCTTCAGGAGGAACATCCATGGATACCTACTACGACCCGCAGGACCTCGCCAAATTCTCCGAAATCGGCAAGGAAGCTCCCGAACTGGCGAAGAAATTCTTCGATTATTACGGCGCCGTCTTTGCCGAGGGGGAGCTTACCGAGCGCGAAAAGGCTTTGATCGCCCTGGCGGTGGCGCACACCGTCCAGTGTCCCTACTGCATCGATGCCTACACCCGGGCCTGCCTGGAGAAGGGGTCGAACGCGGCGGAGATGACCGAGGCCCTGCACGTGGTGACCGCCATCCGCGGCGGCGCCTCCCTGGTCCACGGCATGCAGATGCGCAAGATCGTCGAAAAACTGTCGATGTAATGATCTTTCCGGAAAGAGCTCGATGAACCCAATCCAACCCGGCGACCACGAACCGAAAACGACCCGGAACGAAACCACCACCGTCGAACCGTTCCGCCAGGCGCTTGAGCGTCACGGACTGCAACTGCAGCGCGCCCACACCCATACCCTGCAGGTGAACGTCGGCCTGCTCTGCGACCTCGCCTGCCGCCACTGCCATCTGGAGGCCGGGCCCGGCCGGCCGGAGGTGATGAGCCGGGCTACCATGGACGCCGTGATCGCCTTTGCCGGCCGCTGCCGCTTCCAGCTCATCGACATTACCGGTGGTGCCCCCGAACTGGTGCCGCATATCGGCTATCTGATTGAACAACTGGCGCCGCTGACACCGAAGCTTCTTTTGCGCTCCAATCTTACCGCCCTGGCGGCCGACTCGCGGGATGACCTGCTCAATATCTGCCGCGCCCACCGGGTGGCGATCGTCGCCTCATTTCCTTCCACCAGTGCCTCTCAGACCGATGCCCAGCGTGGCAAAGGAGTGGGAGAGCGCAGCATCGCCATGCTGCAGAGGCTCAACACCCTCGGCTGGGGCCGCGAGGGGAGCGGTCTGGAGTTGAACCTGGTCGCCAATCCGACGGGCGCTTTCCTGCCGGCGGCGCAGGGCGAAACGGAGGCCAGGTTCAAACGCGACGCTGAGCGCAAATGGGGGATCGTCTTCAATCGTCTCTTCACCTTCGCCAACGCCCCCCTCGGCCGCTTCCGCACCTGGCTGGAAGCCTCGGGCAACTATGAAGGCTACATGCTGAAGCTCGCCAGGAGCTTCAACCCCTGCACCGTCGAGGGGCTGATGTGCCGCAGCCTGGTCTCCGTCTCCTGGGACGGCATCCTGCACGACTGCGACTTCAACATCGCTGCCGGCCTCCCCTTCGGCGGCTCCCCGGTCCATGTCTCCGCCCTGAACGCCCGCCCCGAGGCCGGCACGCCGATCGCCACCGGCGACCACTGCTACGCCTGCACCGCCGGCTCCGGCTTCACCTGAGGGGGCGAGATCGCGACCTAGTTCAGGTCGCCTGGAAGAAGAAAAAGCCGCTCACCTGAAAAGGTGGCGGCTTTTTCGTTTGCCGGTTGAAGCGGGACTTTCAGTCTCCCTCCGCGGGAGAAGACGGCGCCGGCCCGAGCAGTTCCGAAACCGTGACCAGTTCGAAACCCCGGCCGCGCAG from Desulfuromonadales bacterium harbors:
- the arsS gene encoding arsenosugar biosynthesis radical SAM (seleno)protein ArsS (Some members of this family are selenoproteins.), with translation MNPIQPGDHEPKTTRNETTTVEPFRQALERHGLQLQRAHTHTLQVNVGLLCDLACRHCHLEAGPGRPEVMSRATMDAVIAFAGRCRFQLIDITGGAPELVPHIGYLIEQLAPLTPKLLLRSNLTALAADSRDDLLNICRAHRVAIVASFPSTSASQTDAQRGKGVGERSIAMLQRLNTLGWGREGSGLELNLVANPTGAFLPAAQGETEARFKRDAERKWGIVFNRLFTFANAPLGRFRTWLEASGNYEGYMLKLARSFNPCTVEGLMCRSLVSVSWDGILHDCDFNIAAGLPFGGSPVHVSALNARPEAGTPIATGDHCYACTAGSGFT
- a CDS encoding arsenosugar biosynthesis-associated peroxidase-like protein, with translation MDTYYDPQDLAKFSEIGKEAPELAKKFFDYYGAVFAEGELTEREKALIALAVAHTVQCPYCIDAYTRACLEKGSNAAEMTEALHVVTAIRGGASLVHGMQMRKIVEKLSM